The nucleotide sequence GCGAAGGAATGGTTATCGGACAAAAAACGATGTTTGTTCGAACTGCTGGCTGTGACTATCGTTGCAGTTGGTGTGACTCCGCTTTTACATGGGATGGATCTGCCCGTGATGAAATCCGGCAAATGTCGCCCGAGGCGATCTGGGAGGAGCTCACTCGCTTAGGCGGGGACCGTTTTTCCCATGTCACAATCTCCGGGGGAAATCCTGCGCTTTTGGCTGGCATCGGTGACTTAATCGCCCTTTTAAAGGAACATGGCATTCGCACAGCAGTCGAAACACAAGGCAGCAAGTGGCAAGCGTGGCTTCCACTCATTGACGACATTACAATTTCACCAAAGCCACCTAGTTCCGGGATGGAAACAGATTTTCTAGCGCTTGATCGAATTGTGCACGAGCTGTTGGAACAAAAACATCCAGGACTTAGCCTGAAAGTGGTTGTTTTCGACGAAGCCGACTTTGCCTATGCACAGACGATTCATCAGCGCTATCCAGATATTCCTTTCTACTTGCAGCCAGGAAACAGTGATCTGACGGACGCTGATACGTCTCGGCTTCGGGAAAAGCTTTTGGAGAGCTTTGAATGGCTGATCGATCAGGCGATGGCGACACCTGACATGAATGACGCGAAGGTTCTTCCCCAACTACATGCGCTTGTTTGGGGCAATAAACGAGGCGTTTAAACGATATTTTACTCTCATGGAAGAAAAGAGGACTGTATTCATATGGCACATCAACAAGAACGCGATTTATCCTCCCTCAC is from Brevibacillus brevis and encodes:
- the queE gene encoding 7-carboxy-7-deazaguanine synthase QueE → MIPVLEIFGPTIQGEGMVIGQKTMFVRTAGCDYRCSWCDSAFTWDGSARDEIRQMSPEAIWEELTRLGGDRFSHVTISGGNPALLAGIGDLIALLKEHGIRTAVETQGSKWQAWLPLIDDITISPKPPSSGMETDFLALDRIVHELLEQKHPGLSLKVVVFDEADFAYAQTIHQRYPDIPFYLQPGNSDLTDADTSRLREKLLESFEWLIDQAMATPDMNDAKVLPQLHALVWGNKRGV